One Microcoleus sp. AS-A8 DNA window includes the following coding sequences:
- a CDS encoding peptidase C15 — MMSHILLTSFQTWLPHQKSNSSDDLLAEVAKLESFSHSLTFLRHLPVDISQASERAIAKINELQPDIIICCGMAESRRQLSVESNASQGDTVLHNSVDFDRLLDSSIGTTISHNAGKFVCEGLYYSVLNHLQKNDLKKHGLFIHVPVLTRNNIAEVLTDVELIMHRLTSP; from the coding sequence GTGATGTCACACATTCTGCTAACCTCATTTCAAACCTGGCTACCTCATCAAAAATCTAATTCGTCGGATGATTTACTCGCAGAAGTTGCCAAACTTGAGTCATTCTCCCACTCTTTGACCTTCTTGAGGCACCTACCCGTTGATATTTCCCAAGCGAGTGAGCGTGCGATCGCTAAAATCAACGAACTGCAACCGGATATTATTATCTGTTGTGGTATGGCAGAATCTCGCCGTCAATTAAGTGTTGAGTCCAATGCCAGTCAAGGAGACACCGTACTGCATAATTCGGTGGATTTTGATCGATTATTAGATAGTTCAATTGGAACAACAATTAGCCATAATGCTGGAAAATTTGTTTGCGAAGGATTGTATTATTCCGTTTTGAATCATTTGCAAAAAAATGACCTAAAAAAACACGGTCTATTTATCCATGTTCCCGTTTTGACTCGAAACAATATAGCTGAGGTTCTCACTGATGTTGAATTAATCATGCACAGATTAACCTCTCCATAA
- the hisH gene encoding imidazole glycerol phosphate synthase subunit HisH, with protein sequence MPIIAVIDYDMGNLHSACKGLEKAGATPQVTDLAIDIERADAVVLPGVGSFDPAVQHLRSRGLEEPIKQAIASGKPFLGICLGLQILFEGSEEGTEPGLGIIAGQVRRFQPEPGITIPHMGWNELEFTQSHCPLWQQLSGSPRVYFVHSYYVDPLNPTMRAATMTHGSQTVTAAIARDNLMAVQFHPEKSSTTGLQILSNFVAQVNRCAESLVSIGVKS encoded by the coding sequence ATGCCAATAATTGCTGTTATAGACTACGACATGGGAAACCTGCACTCGGCCTGTAAAGGTTTGGAGAAAGCTGGGGCGACACCTCAAGTGACCGATTTAGCGATAGATATTGAGCGGGCGGATGCTGTCGTGCTCCCCGGAGTCGGTTCATTTGACCCAGCGGTGCAACATTTGCGATCGCGTGGACTCGAAGAACCGATCAAACAGGCAATCGCGAGTGGTAAACCGTTCTTGGGTATTTGCCTGGGGTTACAAATTTTGTTTGAGGGCAGCGAAGAAGGGACTGAACCCGGATTAGGCATTATTGCGGGTCAAGTGCGCCGCTTCCAGCCAGAACCCGGAATCACCATTCCCCACATGGGCTGGAACGAGTTAGAGTTTACTCAAAGCCATTGCCCACTTTGGCAGCAATTATCTGGCAGTCCACGCGTCTATTTTGTCCATTCCTACTACGTTGACCCCCTTAACCCTACGATGCGGGCGGCAACAATGACACATGGTTCTCAGACGGTAACCGCTGCGATCGCTCGTGACAACTTGATGGCGGTTCAGTTCCACCCGGAAAAATCTTCGACAACAGGACTGCAAATTCTGTCTAACTTCGTGGCCCAAGTCAACCGATGCGCGGAGTCATTAGTCTCAATCGGAGTTAAAAGTTAG
- the rsmD gene encoding 16S rRNA (guanine(966)-N(2))-methyltransferase RsmD: protein MRIYGNRQLKTLSGQTTRPTSARVREAIFNIWHGNIKGCRWLDLCAGTGSMGAEALCRGASLVIGIEKWAKACAIIEQNWEQVAQPEQTFQVIRGDVVVRLKSLAGQSFDHIYFDPPYASDLYQPVLEAIADYQLLDDAGELAVEHSPNNWTCQPLSNLEIYRQKVYGNTAVTFYRPC from the coding sequence ATGAGAATTTACGGCAATCGCCAGCTCAAAACCCTATCCGGGCAAACCACCCGACCGACATCGGCACGGGTACGGGAGGCGATATTTAACATCTGGCATGGTAATATTAAAGGTTGCCGATGGCTTGATTTATGTGCCGGTACAGGTTCAATGGGTGCCGAGGCACTGTGTCGGGGAGCATCTCTAGTGATCGGAATTGAAAAATGGGCGAAAGCCTGCGCCATCATTGAACAAAACTGGGAGCAGGTGGCTCAACCTGAACAAACTTTTCAGGTCATACGCGGGGATGTGGTTGTGCGATTAAAATCGCTGGCGGGTCAATCGTTTGACCACATTTACTTCGATCCCCCTTATGCTAGTGACTTGTACCAGCCTGTGCTAGAAGCGATCGCTGATTACCAACTTCTCGACGACGCAGGTGAACTAGCTGTGGAACATAGCCCCAACAACTGGACTTGTCAACCGCTTTCCAACTTGGAAATCTACCGTCAGAAAGTCTATGGCAACACGGCTGTAACCTTCTATCGCCCCTGTTAA
- the petG gene encoding cytochrome b6-f complex subunit PetG, translating to MVEPLLSGIVLGLIPVTLAGLFVAAYMQYKRGDQLGINK from the coding sequence GTGGTAGAACCGCTGCTTTCAGGGATTGTTTTGGGTCTAATCCCAGTTACCCTGGCTGGACTCTTTGTCGCCGCGTATATGCAGTACAAGCGTGGTGACCAGTTAGGTATCAATAAGTAA
- a CDS encoding cytochrome c encodes MENKLAQPEILIRRITLVVLALLLAISASLLGFHLIQVSDPYVSNVLSLTGDSRRGHDMFQINCAGCHGLQADGKVGPSLQHVSKRKSKISLIYQVTSGQTPPMPKFQPSPQEMADLLSYLETL; translated from the coding sequence TTGGAGAACAAGCTTGCCCAACCTGAAATCTTGATTCGGCGAATTACCTTAGTGGTACTCGCGTTGCTTCTGGCTATCAGCGCAAGCCTCTTAGGTTTCCACTTGATTCAGGTTTCAGACCCTTATGTGAGTAATGTCTTGTCGCTGACCGGTGACTCAAGGCGAGGTCATGACATGTTTCAAATTAACTGTGCAGGCTGTCATGGATTACAGGCTGATGGGAAGGTCGGACCTAGCTTACAGCATGTCTCTAAGCGAAAGTCGAAAATCAGTCTGATTTATCAAGTCACTAGCGGTCAGACACCACCGATGCCCAAGTTCCAGCCTAGTCCCCAGGAAATGGCAGACTTATTGAGCTACCTGGAGACACTCTAG
- a CDS encoding ABC transporter ATP-binding protein/permease — protein MKTRSNYWQLLPYIRPHWKTIAQALACTLCVTVFWPIQAAVAGQLVSLIGQGSMVGLGRLAGTLVLVFLVQKILMYGQDSLMAKAALFVALDLRKQVYAHLQRLNLGFFETAQTGDLSYRLTEDIDRIGEVVNKLFHDFTPCVLQLIVVLGYMIYLNWQLTLATFIVAPLMGVLIGWFGEQMLKFSRRSQNRTSNLSALLTEVFSGIRLVQAFAAEEYEIERFTVEAEQNRQAKYAAERLKAIQNPVVGFLYAMSVLLLFLLGGWQISVGNLTGAQFATFVAAALLLIDPIAHITSNYNDFRQGEASVDRIFELIAIQPTVVEKPGATVLPPVTGKVEYGNVSFAYNPGEPVLQNLSFLALPGEMIALVGPSGAGKTTLVNLLPRFYEPQAGKILIDGVDIRDVTLPSLRRQIGIVPQETILFSGTIAQNIAFGQKDFDLKDVQAAAEIANAHQFITHFSQGYHTWVGERGVNLSGGQKQRIAIARAVLLNPSILILDEATSALDSESEALVQEALERIMQDRTVFIIAHRLATVRSADRILVVEQGQIVESGTHEELLAKGDRYAGFYAQQFS, from the coding sequence TTGAAGACACGATCGAATTACTGGCAACTGCTGCCTTATATCCGCCCTCATTGGAAAACCATTGCTCAGGCATTGGCTTGCACCTTATGCGTCACGGTGTTCTGGCCGATACAGGCGGCAGTGGCAGGCCAACTCGTAAGTTTGATCGGACAGGGTAGTATGGTCGGGCTGGGTCGATTAGCGGGAACGCTTGTGCTGGTGTTTCTCGTTCAGAAAATCTTGATGTACGGTCAAGACTCCCTGATGGCTAAAGCCGCCTTGTTTGTTGCCTTAGACTTACGCAAGCAGGTATATGCCCACCTCCAACGCCTCAATCTGGGCTTTTTTGAAACCGCTCAAACCGGTGACTTATCCTATCGCCTCACCGAAGACATCGATCGCATCGGAGAAGTCGTCAATAAACTCTTCCATGACTTTACTCCCTGTGTGTTGCAGCTCATCGTTGTGCTGGGCTATATGATTTATCTCAATTGGCAACTAACCCTAGCAACCTTTATTGTTGCCCCGTTGATGGGAGTTTTAATTGGCTGGTTTGGGGAACAGATGCTCAAGTTTTCCCGCCGCAGTCAAAATCGTACCTCCAATTTATCTGCGTTACTCACCGAAGTCTTCAGTGGCATTCGTTTGGTGCAAGCCTTTGCCGCTGAGGAGTATGAGATCGAACGTTTTACAGTCGAAGCCGAACAGAATCGTCAAGCCAAATATGCGGCTGAACGGTTGAAAGCAATTCAGAATCCAGTGGTCGGATTTTTGTATGCCATGAGTGTGTTGCTGCTGTTTCTCCTCGGTGGCTGGCAAATTTCTGTGGGCAACCTGACAGGGGCACAATTTGCCACATTTGTGGCAGCTGCATTACTGCTCATTGACCCCATAGCTCATATCACAAGTAACTATAACGATTTCCGACAGGGTGAGGCATCGGTTGACCGCATCTTTGAATTGATTGCGATTCAGCCGACGGTGGTGGAAAAACCGGGTGCAACTGTCCTGCCGCCAGTCACAGGCAAAGTGGAATATGGCAATGTGTCTTTTGCTTATAATCCTGGGGAACCGGTGCTGCAAAACCTGAGTTTCCTGGCGCTACCTGGGGAGATGATTGCGTTGGTTGGGCCATCGGGTGCGGGAAAAACGACGTTGGTGAATCTTCTCCCTCGCTTTTATGAACCCCAAGCCGGGAAAATTTTAATCGATGGTGTTGATATTCGGGATGTCACCCTGCCGAGTTTGCGGCGACAGATTGGGATTGTGCCGCAGGAAACGATTCTATTTTCCGGGACGATCGCCCAAAATATCGCTTTTGGTCAGAAAGATTTTGACCTCAAAGACGTTCAGGCAGCAGCAGAGATTGCCAATGCTCACCAATTTATTACTCACTTCTCTCAGGGTTATCACACCTGGGTGGGAGAACGGGGGGTTAACTTATCAGGTGGGCAAAAACAAAGAATTGCGATCGCGCGTGCTGTCCTCCTCAACCCCAGCATCCTGATCCTTGATGAAGCCACCTCTGCGCTGGATTCGGAATCCGAAGCCTTGGTGCAAGAAGCACTAGAGCGAATTATGCAAGATCGCACCGTTTTTATCATCGCTCACCGACTGGCAACCGTGCGTAGTGCCGATCGCATTCTTGTTGTGGAACAGGGACAAATTGTCGAATCTGGAACCCATGAGGAACTGTTAGCGAAAGGCGATCGTTATGCCGGATTTTATGCTCAGCAGTTTAGTTAG
- a CDS encoding class II aldolase/adducin family protein translates to MQTLNIPKIPHPPTFASIEDERIHRKQRLAAAFRLFSRFGFDEGIAGHITARDPERLDHFWVNPFGMHFGLIRVSDLILVNHRGEVVEGNKPVNEAAFAIHSRIHAARPDVVAAAHAHSTYGKSWSTLGRRLDPLTQDACSFYEDHGLFDDFTGVVLKIEEGDRIANALGNHKAVILRNHGLLTVGHTIDEAAWWFITMDRTCQAQLMAEAAGQPILIDPEHAHLTQRQVGSHHMGWFSFQPLYEMIVHQQPDLLD, encoded by the coding sequence ATGCAGACATTAAATATTCCTAAAATTCCCCACCCCCCAACATTTGCTTCGATTGAGGATGAGCGTATCCATCGCAAACAACGCCTAGCAGCGGCATTTCGCCTCTTCTCTCGCTTTGGGTTTGACGAAGGAATTGCGGGTCATATAACCGCCCGCGACCCTGAACGCCTGGATCACTTTTGGGTCAATCCGTTTGGGATGCATTTCGGTCTGATCCGAGTCAGTGACCTGATTCTCGTCAACCATAGAGGTGAGGTGGTTGAGGGAAATAAGCCTGTGAACGAAGCGGCCTTTGCCATTCATTCGCGAATTCATGCCGCCCGCCCCGATGTTGTCGCTGCCGCACATGCCCATTCCACCTACGGCAAAAGCTGGTCAACGTTGGGTCGCCGCCTCGATCCTCTAACCCAAGATGCCTGTAGCTTCTATGAAGACCATGGTCTGTTTGATGACTTTACAGGTGTGGTTCTCAAAATTGAAGAAGGCGATCGCATTGCCAATGCCTTAGGGAATCATAAAGCCGTAATTTTACGCAACCACGGACTGTTGACGGTGGGTCATACCATCGATGAAGCCGCTTGGTGGTTTATCACCATGGATCGCACCTGTCAGGCACAACTCATGGCAGAGGCAGCCGGTCAACCCATCCTCATTGACCCCGAACACGCTCATTTAACCCAGCGCCAGGTAGGGTCACATCACATGGGATGGTTTAGCTTTCAACCCCTCTACGAGATGATTGTGCATCAACAACCGGACTTGCTTGATTAA
- a CDS encoding circadian clock KaiB family protein has translation MNNPIEGKDGSSEFTTNAEENLEQSYLDLESQQYMFRLYVAGNSPKSLRAIRNLKRICDEHLPGHYEIEIIDIYQRPELLEQEQIFAIPTLIKKLPLPLQRLIGDMTDTEEVLIYLGL, from the coding sequence ATGAATAATCCAATAGAAGGAAAAGACGGCTCCAGTGAATTCACCACCAATGCTGAAGAAAATTTAGAGCAAAGTTACTTAGATCTAGAATCGCAACAATATATGTTTCGTCTGTATGTAGCTGGAAATTCCCCTAAATCTTTACGTGCGATCCGGAATTTGAAAAGAATCTGCGACGAACATCTTCCAGGACATTACGAAATTGAAATTATTGATATCTATCAGCGACCTGAACTTTTAGAGCAAGAACAGATTTTTGCAATCCCCACACTTATTAAAAAACTACCACTTCCTTTACAACGGTTAATCGGCGATATGACAGATACAGAAGAAGTTTTAATTTATTTGGGTCTTTGA
- a CDS encoding DUF2281 domain-containing protein, translating into MTRFELFDSVKLTEAIALTDGGTAPPGTLGAVVEVFKEGEAYMVELFGDWVKYDAAKNFVPANRQDAESFLETLAVEMVYPHQLQLVKPVEETLGVRARLAAVLDELSEDLLAEVQDFAEFLLQKRQKVK; encoded by the coding sequence ATGACTAGGTTTGAGCTGTTTGACTCAGTGAAGTTGACCGAAGCGATCGCCTTAACTGATGGGGGTACGGCACCACCAGGGACACTGGGTGCTGTTGTCGAAGTTTTTAAAGAGGGCGAAGCCTACATGGTAGAACTGTTTGGCGACTGGGTAAAGTACGATGCAGCAAAGAATTTTGTCCCAGCTAATCGCCAAGATGCAGAGTCTTTTCTGGAAACCCTTGCTGTGGAAATGGTCTATCCTCATCAGTTGCAATTAGTTAAACCTGTCGAAGAAACGCTGGGGGTACGGGCAAGATTAGCTGCTGTTTTGGATGAGCTATCGGAGGATTTGTTAGCTGAGGTGCAGGATTTCGCTGAGTTTTTACTGCAAAAGCGACAAAAGGTTAAGTGA
- a CDS encoding pentapeptide repeat-containing protein: MNRVELLQQYAAGRRDFQEIILQEVNLEHKDLRQINLVGADLRDAYLRHTLLNRAKLGCANLRGIDLSEANLIGANLIGASLCCAYLNLAEMFGVNLRQANLTGAKLIGTDLKHSNLEQAILVDAKLINAELNQANLYKANLIEANLTWANLEQANLQGANLTEAKLYGANLKRANLSGAILCKANLEGADLSEANLSGADFSAAMLCEAKLEGANLGDAILNGAIQYCQRHI; this comes from the coding sequence ATGAACCGTGTGGAACTTTTGCAGCAATATGCAGCAGGAAGAAGAGATTTTCAAGAGATAATTCTACAAGAGGTAAACCTAGAACACAAAGACCTGAGACAGATCAACCTAGTTGGCGCGGACTTGAGAGATGCATATTTAAGACACACACTCTTAAACCGAGCAAAACTAGGATGCGCCAACTTGAGAGGGATTGATTTGAGTGAGGCAAACCTAATTGGGGCAAACCTAATTGGGGCAAGCCTGTGTTGTGCATACCTGAATTTGGCAGAAATGTTTGGGGTAAACCTGAGACAGGCAAACCTAACAGGGGCGAAGCTAATTGGGACAGATTTAAAGCACTCAAACTTGGAACAAGCAATCTTAGTTGATGCCAAACTGATTAATGCAGAGTTAAACCAAGCGAACTTATATAAAGCTAACCTAATTGAGGCAAACCTAACTTGGGCTAACTTGGAGCAAGCCAATCTACAAGGAGCAAACTTAACTGAAGCGAAGCTATATGGGGCAAATCTGAAAAGAGCTAACCTCAGTGGGGCAATCTTGTGTAAAGCTAACTTAGAGGGAGCTGACCTGAGTGAGGCAAACCTGAGTGGAGCTGACTTCAGTGCTGCAATGTTGTGTGAAGCCAAACTGGAAGGCGCTAACCTAGGTGACGCAATCCTAAATGGGGCAATACAGTACTGTCAGAGACACATCTAG
- a CDS encoding NYN domain-containing protein: MANFVYVDNSNLWIEGKRISAVKKGLAPDIRIASKDKIVDDLWRINLERLYQLTVGKSGHGYFYGSRTSGNGSVLENAEKVGFIPVTYNRSFVNKEKEVDQSIACDVVEHSYELMQSDDRVIILSGDRDLVPAINKLIKRRFKVEVLFWNHAASNKLKQAASNFVPLDRWLNYLALN; encoded by the coding sequence ATGGCTAATTTTGTATACGTGGATAACTCGAATCTTTGGATTGAGGGAAAGCGCATCAGCGCCGTTAAAAAAGGGCTTGCTCCCGATATTCGGATTGCAAGTAAAGACAAGATAGTAGACGACCTATGGAGAATTAATCTGGAAAGGCTTTACCAGTTAACAGTAGGTAAGTCGGGACATGGTTACTTCTATGGTTCTCGTACTTCAGGCAATGGCTCTGTCTTGGAGAATGCAGAAAAAGTAGGATTCATTCCAGTCACCTACAATCGAAGCTTTGTCAACAAAGAAAAGGAAGTCGATCAGAGCATCGCTTGCGATGTCGTGGAACACTCTTATGAGCTAATGCAATCTGATGACCGAGTAATTATTCTTAGTGGAGACCGTGATTTAGTTCCTGCCATTAACAAATTAATTAAACGGAGGTTCAAGGTTGAGGTATTGTTCTGGAACCATGCGGCATCTAATAAGCTCAAGCAAGCTGCTTCAAATTTTGTCCCTCTGGATCGATGGCTTAACTATCTAGCACTCAATTAG
- a CDS encoding pentapeptide repeat-containing protein, translating into MHLSIACPNHNRKFITTEPLNKSGEESEQQVWDTIREVFADRECLAYWRYPIFSKVGKSRKEPDILIADPQLGLIVIEIKSVTIDQIVAIAGHRWQFQHYYTISSNPYEQAENQLFALLGYCDREPSLRRKVSGRALVCLPLITEDQWYDSGFYQLPSCPPIIFQNHLRVSASICGSLIKQLQQTSPIIKGSPLTEKQWKLLQAVISGTPVFRTRAGRQAFVPLQQSGKTRASVLAEVRQRLSEFDLQQEHIGKEIPPGPQRIRGIAGSGKTVILCQKAAHMHLKHPDWDIALVFFSRSLYHPIIAQLNKWLLRFSGGEVEYEPKNGKLQVLHAWGAKNQPGLYSTLCQAAGVKRLRVEDTQSNRPNEALAEVCIQLLHNTVVPTLYDAILIDEGQDLIVDDPLKFQGKQPFYWMAYQALRPVDSAQPQQRRLIWGYDEAQSLESLKIPNASELFGEDLGHLVTGQYSGGIKKSEIMHRCYRTPGPILTAAHGIGMGLLRYGGMITGITRAEDWRAIGYEVTGRFIRGEQITLQRPKENSPNLVPELWEGSALEFVAYRSRQEELSALAQNILYNLRHDGLKPSREILVIVLGSGFEAMKLETAVAEFLISQGIDIYIPSTPDCNILQTDKEQRNPNQFWCEGGVTVSRIHRSKGNEADMVYVVGLDNVAKDESNLQLRNQLFVALTRAKGWVKLSGIGSYPMYEEMWRVMRSGDTFTFTFRRPPQREIGVTDTSELLKRYDTGGRNFQNADLSGAQLAGADLRGANLIGAILRNADLRNAQLDGAKLVIADLSNADLSNANLRKAKLVGAMLRDVRLSGADLSWAKLGNADLRNAQLVGAKLVGAKLSGADLSGADLTGANLEGVDLSEVNLDGATMPDGSVQE; encoded by the coding sequence ATGCACCTATCGATCGCTTGCCCAAATCACAATCGTAAGTTCATCACGACTGAGCCTTTAAATAAGAGTGGTGAAGAGAGTGAACAACAGGTTTGGGATACGATTCGAGAGGTTTTTGCAGATCGAGAATGTCTCGCTTACTGGCGCTATCCCATATTTTCTAAAGTCGGCAAGTCCCGCAAAGAACCCGATATTTTAATTGCCGACCCACAACTCGGTCTAATTGTCATTGAAATCAAATCTGTGACAATTGACCAAATTGTTGCGATCGCAGGTCATCGCTGGCAATTCCAACACTACTACACCATCAGCAGCAACCCTTACGAGCAAGCGGAAAATCAGCTATTTGCCTTGTTGGGATATTGCGATCGCGAACCCTCCCTCCGTCGCAAAGTGAGTGGACGCGCCCTCGTTTGCCTGCCTCTGATTACCGAAGACCAATGGTACGATAGCGGCTTTTACCAACTCCCTAGTTGCCCACCGATTATTTTCCAAAATCATCTGCGTGTATCTGCGTCCATCTGCGGTTCGTTAATCAAACAACTTCAACAAACCTCCCCCATCATCAAAGGTTCTCCCCTCACGGAGAAACAATGGAAACTACTGCAAGCTGTCATTAGCGGCACCCCAGTCTTCCGCACAAGGGCAGGGCGTCAGGCATTTGTGCCCCTACAACAATCTGGAAAAACCCGTGCCAGTGTCCTTGCTGAGGTGCGGCAGCGCCTCTCGGAATTTGACTTACAACAAGAACACATTGGCAAAGAAATTCCCCCAGGCCCGCAGCGAATTCGGGGTATTGCCGGGTCAGGTAAAACCGTGATCCTGTGCCAGAAAGCGGCTCACATGCACCTGAAGCATCCCGATTGGGATATTGCCTTGGTCTTTTTCAGCCGCAGCCTGTACCATCCCATCATTGCTCAGCTCAATAAGTGGCTTTTGCGCTTTAGTGGAGGTGAGGTGGAATATGAGCCAAAAAATGGGAAATTACAGGTGCTTCACGCTTGGGGAGCGAAAAATCAACCCGGACTCTATAGTACGCTTTGCCAAGCGGCTGGAGTGAAGCGTCTAAGGGTTGAAGATACCCAAAGTAATCGACCGAACGAGGCTTTAGCTGAGGTATGCATACAGTTATTGCACAATACGGTCGTCCCTACGCTATATGATGCCATCTTAATTGATGAAGGTCAAGACTTAATTGTGGATGACCCTCTGAAATTTCAGGGTAAGCAGCCGTTTTATTGGATGGCGTATCAAGCCTTACGTCCCGTTGACTCGGCACAGCCCCAACAGCGACGGTTAATCTGGGGGTACGATGAAGCGCAAAGCTTGGAAAGCCTGAAGATTCCCAATGCCAGTGAGTTGTTTGGGGAAGACTTGGGGCATTTGGTGACGGGACAGTATAGCGGCGGTATTAAAAAGAGTGAAATCATGCATCGCTGCTATCGTACTCCTGGCCCCATTCTTACCGCCGCCCATGGGATTGGCATGGGGTTGCTGCGTTATGGGGGGATGATCACGGGGATTACTCGTGCAGAGGATTGGCGTGCGATCGGGTATGAGGTGACGGGGCGTTTTATTCGGGGTGAGCAAATTACTCTACAACGTCCAAAGGAAAACTCTCCCAATCTGGTGCCGGAACTTTGGGAAGGGTCGGCGTTGGAGTTTGTGGCGTATCGATCGCGCCAAGAAGAATTGAGTGCCCTGGCACAAAACATCCTCTACAATCTCCGCCATGATGGACTCAAACCCAGTCGCGAGATTCTAGTCATCGTTTTAGGTTCGGGTTTCGAGGCGATGAAACTGGAAACGGCTGTGGCGGAGTTTTTGATATCCCAAGGTATCGACATCTATATTCCTAGTACTCCAGATTGCAATATCTTGCAAACCGACAAAGAACAGCGCAATCCTAATCAGTTTTGGTGTGAAGGTGGCGTTACCGTCTCTCGCATCCACCGATCTAAGGGGAATGAGGCAGACATGGTGTACGTGGTTGGGTTGGACAATGTCGCTAAAGATGAGAGTAATCTCCAACTGCGAAATCAGCTATTTGTCGCGTTAACCAGGGCAAAGGGTTGGGTAAAGTTGAGCGGGATAGGTTCTTATCCGATGTATGAGGAGATGTGGCGAGTGATGCGGAGTGGGGACACCTTCACCTTTACCTTTCGGCGTCCGCCGCAGCGAGAGATTGGGGTTACGGATACGAGTGAATTGCTGAAGCGCTATGACACTGGAGGGAGGAATTTTCAGAATGCAGATTTATCGGGGGCGCAGTTGGCGGGGGCGGATTTGAGGGGTGCGAATTTAATTGGTGCGATTCTCAGGAATGCAGATTTGAGAAATGCCCAGTTGGATGGGGCGAAGTTGGTGATTGCGGATTTGAGTAATGCGGATTTAAGTAATGCTAATTTGCGGAAGGCGAAATTGGTAGGGGCAATGTTGAGGGATGTGCGGTTGAGTGGCGCGGATTTGAGTTGGGCAAAGTTGGGGAATGCAGATTTGAGGAATGCTCAATTAGTTGGGGCGAAGTTGGTGGGGGCAAAGTTGAGTGGTGCTGATTTAAGTGGGGCGGATTTAACGGGTGCGAATCTTGAAGGGGTGGATTTGAGTGAGGTGAATTTGGATGGGGCGACGATGCCGGATGGGAGTGTGCAGGAGTAG
- a CDS encoding DedA family protein produces the protein MKEWIINIMTSLSYWGIGLLMFAENLFPPIPSELIMPLAGFTVSQGKMSFVPAVLAGVIGTIIGALPWYYAGKLVGEERLKALADKYGKWITVSSQEIDKVTRWFDRYGNKAVLLGRLVPGIRTLISLPAGLSNMPLVPFLIYSTLGTTIWVMLLTFLGFILGDNYELVDEYLAPVSKIVLVFLIVAFIAWVVIKQKKAKQKKR, from the coding sequence ATGAAGGAATGGATCATTAACATCATGACTTCCCTAAGTTATTGGGGAATTGGACTACTCATGTTCGCCGAGAATCTCTTTCCCCCCATCCCTTCAGAATTAATCATGCCGTTAGCTGGCTTTACGGTGTCTCAAGGGAAAATGAGCTTTGTGCCTGCTGTTTTAGCGGGAGTCATCGGCACGATTATCGGGGCCTTACCCTGGTACTACGCCGGGAAATTAGTGGGCGAGGAGCGTTTGAAAGCTTTAGCTGACAAGTACGGTAAGTGGATTACCGTATCCAGTCAGGAGATTGATAAAGTAACCCGTTGGTTTGATCGATATGGCAATAAAGCTGTGTTATTGGGTCGTCTCGTACCGGGAATTCGGACATTAATCTCACTTCCCGCCGGTTTGAGCAATATGCCATTAGTCCCTTTTCTGATTTACTCAACTCTTGGCACGACCATCTGGGTGATGCTTCTCACCTTCTTGGGCTTCATATTGGGTGATAACTATGAGTTAGTGGACGAGTATCTTGCCCCAGTTTCTAAAATCGTGCTGGTTTTTCTGATTGTGGCATTTATCGCTTGGGTCGTGATCAAACAGAAAAAAGCCAAACAAAAGAAACGCTAA